One genomic region from Diabrotica undecimpunctata isolate CICGRU chromosome 9, icDiaUnde3, whole genome shotgun sequence encodes:
- the LOC140449680 gene encoding uncharacterized protein isoform X3, giving the protein MEMTEYEKSVILKQIVKEKEIANSTFTFTEEYTDEFDAFAKYYAAIKSNGFISKILQEIDLMRDPCQLFENVSKKSQYQQLDLPYQDLAISKRNQNICYATEMVELETTAETGRHLIAAKDLCTNTVLINEIPTVLQVTPLCKCLGNESTSLYRCHNCGIGCGTFYTCVTCNLCIFCSRTCYEIAYEEYHVYECDGVQRHFWPIWDDTDYSYLSLRMMLYGASRDFDASSGSSFYGNSSNNYPYIYDLETHFRDMSTEQLNKILYSSVKNLLYLINKSNFFAKFKHKGDMDKFSLYVGGLMVKHYCHAQINNVLLTFPNLNIASGLHTMSGTGKAICPTIALINHACNPNATIIVYAHYIVVKTIKPIKQGEEITLCYSEVNGFLPLEDRRLVTQHFLFFTCRCSICELEEAANEHPFKCPSCENTSIKEIEMAVRKCSGFCSKCQRSVTMNHISREMKNVSKYRKLYYSSFSIEHLEKIAECYKTIFPPNSLQLLDIYNILYEKHLLWGEHPMERLKYGLLIFEILENIFSRLYPPLLAGKLLFLVNVFETEAITQNRDFPPDEFELLKKYVREVFQIKTDLLFYLPSDKISYYVTLQSKVVDFIHSINIPNRSFGRYI; this is encoded by the exons at GGAAATGACCGAATATgagaaaagtgttattttaaaacaaatag ttaaagaaaaagaaattgcaaatagTACCTTTACCTTTACTGAAGAATACACTGATGAATTTGATGCATTTGCTAAATATTATGCTGCCATTAA GTCAAATGGATTCATCTCAAAGATATTACAGGAAATTGATCTCATGAGGGACCCTTGTCAGCTATTTGAAAACGTTTCTAAAAAGTCACAGTATCAACAATTAGATTTACCTTACCAGGATCTAGCCATATCTAAAAGAAATCAGAATATTTGTTATGCAACGGAAATGGTAGAATTAGA gacaacAGCAGAAACGGGCAGACACCTAATAGCAGCTAAAGATTTATGTACAAATACAGTATTAATAAACGAAATACCTACAGTGTTGCAAGTTACCCCACTTTGTAAATGTCTAGGGAATGAATCGACATCTCTTTATAGGTGTCACAATTGTGGTATTGGCTGTGGAACCTTTTATAC CTGTGTTACCTGTAATTTATGTATATTCTGTTCGAGAACGTGTTACGAAATAGCCTATGAAGAATATCACGTCTACGAATGTGACGGAGTTCAAAGACATTTTTGGCCGATATGGGACGACACGGACTACAGCTACCTCTCTCTGAGAATGATGCTCTATGGTGCTAGTCGAGATTTCGATGCTAGTAGTGGAAGTAGCTTCTACGGGAATTCAAGCAATAATTATCCGTATATTTATGATTTAGAAACTCATTTTAGGGATATGTCTACTGAACAACtcaataaaatattatat AGTTCCGTTAAaaatttgttatatttgataAATAAATCCAATTTTTTTGCCAAATTCAAACACAAAGGAGACATGGATAAATTTTCATTGTACGTTGGAGGACTAATGGTGAAACACTACTGCCACGCTCAAATAAATAATGTATTACTGACGTTTCCTAACTTGAATATAGCGTCAGGACTGCACACGATGAGCGGTACCGGAAAAGCCATATGTCCCACGATAGCGCTAATTAACCATGCGTGTAATCCGAATGCCACGATAAT AGTTTACGCTCACTATATCGTTGTTAAAACCATCAAGCCAATCAAACAAGGTGAAGAAATAACTTTATGTTATTCAGAAGTTAACGGATTTTTACCGCTAGAAGATCGGCGGCTAGTAACGCagcattttctgttttttacttgTAGATGTTCGATATGTGAGTTAGAAGAAGCTGCG AATGAACACCCGTTCAAGTGCCCTTCTTGCGAAAATACTTCAATTAAAGAGATAGAGATGGCCGTTCGTAAATGTTCTGGATTTTGTTCAAAATGTCAGAGATCGGTGACTATGAATCATATATCTAGGGAAATGAAGAATGTTTCTAAATACAGAAAACTAT attatagCTCTTTTTCCATAGAACACCTAGAAAAAATAGCGGAATGCTACAAAACAATATTTCCGCCCAATTCTCTGCAGCTTTTAGatatatacaatattttataCGAAAAGCATCTCCTGTGGGGAG AACATCCAATGGAGAGACTTAAATATGGACTGTTGATatttgaaatattagaaaacataTTTTCCCGACTATACCCTCCCCTTTTAGCTGgtaaacttttatttttggtCAATGTATTTGAGACAGAAGCAATAACACAAAATAGGGATTTTCCACCGGATGAATT CGAACTTCTGAAAAAATACGTAAGAGAAGTATTCCAAATCAAGACGGACCTTCTATTTTATTTGCCTTCAGATAAAATATCGTACTATGTTACTCTACAGAGCAAGGTAGTCGATTTTATTCATTCGATTAACATTCCAAATAGATCCTTTGGAAGATATATCTAG
- the LOC140449680 gene encoding uncharacterized protein isoform X1: MEMTEYEKSVILKQIVKEKEIANSTFTFTEEYTDEFDAFAKYYAAIKSNGFISKILQEIDLMRDPCQLFENVSKKSQYQQLDLPYQDLAISKRNQNICYATEMVELETTAETGRHLIAAKDLCTNTVLINEIPTVLQVTPLCKCLGNESTSLYRCHNCGIGCGTFYTCVTCNLCIFCSRTCYEIAYEEYHVYECDGVQRHFWPIWDDTDYSYLSLRMMLYGASRDFDASSGSSFYGNSSNNYPYIYDLETHFRDMSTEQLNKILYSSVKNLLYLINKSNFFAKFKHKGDMDKFSLYVGGLMVKHYCHAQINNVLLTFPNLNIASGLHTMSGTGKAICPTIALINHACNPNATIIVYAHYIVVKTIKPIKQGEEITLCYSEVNGFLPLEDRRLVTQHFLFFTCRCSICELEEAANEHPFKCPSCENTSIKEIEMAVRKCSGFCSKCQRSVTMNHISREMKNVSKYRKLYYSSFSIEHLEKIAECYKTIFPPNSLQLLDIYNILYEKHLLWGGNEHPMERLKYGLLIFEILENIFSRLYPPLLAGKLLFLVNVFETEAITQNRDFPPDEFELLKKYVREVFQIKTDLLFYLPSDKISYYVTLQSKVVDFIHSINIPNRSFGRYI, encoded by the exons at GGAAATGACCGAATATgagaaaagtgttattttaaaacaaatag ttaaagaaaaagaaattgcaaatagTACCTTTACCTTTACTGAAGAATACACTGATGAATTTGATGCATTTGCTAAATATTATGCTGCCATTAA GTCAAATGGATTCATCTCAAAGATATTACAGGAAATTGATCTCATGAGGGACCCTTGTCAGCTATTTGAAAACGTTTCTAAAAAGTCACAGTATCAACAATTAGATTTACCTTACCAGGATCTAGCCATATCTAAAAGAAATCAGAATATTTGTTATGCAACGGAAATGGTAGAATTAGA gacaacAGCAGAAACGGGCAGACACCTAATAGCAGCTAAAGATTTATGTACAAATACAGTATTAATAAACGAAATACCTACAGTGTTGCAAGTTACCCCACTTTGTAAATGTCTAGGGAATGAATCGACATCTCTTTATAGGTGTCACAATTGTGGTATTGGCTGTGGAACCTTTTATAC CTGTGTTACCTGTAATTTATGTATATTCTGTTCGAGAACGTGTTACGAAATAGCCTATGAAGAATATCACGTCTACGAATGTGACGGAGTTCAAAGACATTTTTGGCCGATATGGGACGACACGGACTACAGCTACCTCTCTCTGAGAATGATGCTCTATGGTGCTAGTCGAGATTTCGATGCTAGTAGTGGAAGTAGCTTCTACGGGAATTCAAGCAATAATTATCCGTATATTTATGATTTAGAAACTCATTTTAGGGATATGTCTACTGAACAACtcaataaaatattatat AGTTCCGTTAAaaatttgttatatttgataAATAAATCCAATTTTTTTGCCAAATTCAAACACAAAGGAGACATGGATAAATTTTCATTGTACGTTGGAGGACTAATGGTGAAACACTACTGCCACGCTCAAATAAATAATGTATTACTGACGTTTCCTAACTTGAATATAGCGTCAGGACTGCACACGATGAGCGGTACCGGAAAAGCCATATGTCCCACGATAGCGCTAATTAACCATGCGTGTAATCCGAATGCCACGATAAT AGTTTACGCTCACTATATCGTTGTTAAAACCATCAAGCCAATCAAACAAGGTGAAGAAATAACTTTATGTTATTCAGAAGTTAACGGATTTTTACCGCTAGAAGATCGGCGGCTAGTAACGCagcattttctgttttttacttgTAGATGTTCGATATGTGAGTTAGAAGAAGCTGCG AATGAACACCCGTTCAAGTGCCCTTCTTGCGAAAATACTTCAATTAAAGAGATAGAGATGGCCGTTCGTAAATGTTCTGGATTTTGTTCAAAATGTCAGAGATCGGTGACTATGAATCATATATCTAGGGAAATGAAGAATGTTTCTAAATACAGAAAACTAT attatagCTCTTTTTCCATAGAACACCTAGAAAAAATAGCGGAATGCTACAAAACAATATTTCCGCCCAATTCTCTGCAGCTTTTAGatatatacaatattttataCGAAAAGCATCTCCTGTGGGGAGGtaatg AACATCCAATGGAGAGACTTAAATATGGACTGTTGATatttgaaatattagaaaacataTTTTCCCGACTATACCCTCCCCTTTTAGCTGgtaaacttttatttttggtCAATGTATTTGAGACAGAAGCAATAACACAAAATAGGGATTTTCCACCGGATGAATT CGAACTTCTGAAAAAATACGTAAGAGAAGTATTCCAAATCAAGACGGACCTTCTATTTTATTTGCCTTCAGATAAAATATCGTACTATGTTACTCTACAGAGCAAGGTAGTCGATTTTATTCATTCGATTAACATTCCAAATAGATCCTTTGGAAGATATATCTAG
- the LOC140449680 gene encoding uncharacterized protein isoform X2, with the protein MEMTEYEKSVILKQIVKEKEIANSTFTFTEEYTDEFDAFAKYYAAIKSNGFISKILQEIDLMRDPCQLFENVSKKSQYQQLDLPYQDLAISKRNQNICYATEMVELETTAETGRHLIAAKDLCTNTVLINEIPTVLQVTPLCKCLGNESTSLYRCHNCGIGCGTFYTCVTCNLCIFCSRTCYEIAYEEYHVYECDGVQRHFWPIWDDTDYSYLSLRMMLYGASRDFDASSGSSFYGNSSNNYPYIYDLETHFRDMSTEQLNKILYSSVKNLLYLINKSNFFAKFKHKGDMDKFSLYVGGLMVKHYCHAQINNVLLTFPNLNIASGLHTMSGTGKAICPTIALINHACNPNATIIVYAHYIVVKTIKPIKQGEEITLCYSEVNGFLPLEDRRLVTQHFLFFTCRCSICELEEAANEHPFKCPSCENTSIKEIEMAVRKCSGFCSKCQRSVTMNHISREMKNVSKYRKLYYSSFSIEHLEKIAECYKTIFPPNSLQLLDIYNILYEKHLLWGGNEHPMERLKYGLLIFEILENIFSRLYPPLLAGKLLFLVNVFETEAITQNRDFPPDEFELLKKYVREVFQIKTDLLFYLPSDKISYYVTLQSKVKKDFDWVIEIMKYEHYQ; encoded by the exons at GGAAATGACCGAATATgagaaaagtgttattttaaaacaaatag ttaaagaaaaagaaattgcaaatagTACCTTTACCTTTACTGAAGAATACACTGATGAATTTGATGCATTTGCTAAATATTATGCTGCCATTAA GTCAAATGGATTCATCTCAAAGATATTACAGGAAATTGATCTCATGAGGGACCCTTGTCAGCTATTTGAAAACGTTTCTAAAAAGTCACAGTATCAACAATTAGATTTACCTTACCAGGATCTAGCCATATCTAAAAGAAATCAGAATATTTGTTATGCAACGGAAATGGTAGAATTAGA gacaacAGCAGAAACGGGCAGACACCTAATAGCAGCTAAAGATTTATGTACAAATACAGTATTAATAAACGAAATACCTACAGTGTTGCAAGTTACCCCACTTTGTAAATGTCTAGGGAATGAATCGACATCTCTTTATAGGTGTCACAATTGTGGTATTGGCTGTGGAACCTTTTATAC CTGTGTTACCTGTAATTTATGTATATTCTGTTCGAGAACGTGTTACGAAATAGCCTATGAAGAATATCACGTCTACGAATGTGACGGAGTTCAAAGACATTTTTGGCCGATATGGGACGACACGGACTACAGCTACCTCTCTCTGAGAATGATGCTCTATGGTGCTAGTCGAGATTTCGATGCTAGTAGTGGAAGTAGCTTCTACGGGAATTCAAGCAATAATTATCCGTATATTTATGATTTAGAAACTCATTTTAGGGATATGTCTACTGAACAACtcaataaaatattatat AGTTCCGTTAAaaatttgttatatttgataAATAAATCCAATTTTTTTGCCAAATTCAAACACAAAGGAGACATGGATAAATTTTCATTGTACGTTGGAGGACTAATGGTGAAACACTACTGCCACGCTCAAATAAATAATGTATTACTGACGTTTCCTAACTTGAATATAGCGTCAGGACTGCACACGATGAGCGGTACCGGAAAAGCCATATGTCCCACGATAGCGCTAATTAACCATGCGTGTAATCCGAATGCCACGATAAT AGTTTACGCTCACTATATCGTTGTTAAAACCATCAAGCCAATCAAACAAGGTGAAGAAATAACTTTATGTTATTCAGAAGTTAACGGATTTTTACCGCTAGAAGATCGGCGGCTAGTAACGCagcattttctgttttttacttgTAGATGTTCGATATGTGAGTTAGAAGAAGCTGCG AATGAACACCCGTTCAAGTGCCCTTCTTGCGAAAATACTTCAATTAAAGAGATAGAGATGGCCGTTCGTAAATGTTCTGGATTTTGTTCAAAATGTCAGAGATCGGTGACTATGAATCATATATCTAGGGAAATGAAGAATGTTTCTAAATACAGAAAACTAT attatagCTCTTTTTCCATAGAACACCTAGAAAAAATAGCGGAATGCTACAAAACAATATTTCCGCCCAATTCTCTGCAGCTTTTAGatatatacaatattttataCGAAAAGCATCTCCTGTGGGGAGGtaatg AACATCCAATGGAGAGACTTAAATATGGACTGTTGATatttgaaatattagaaaacataTTTTCCCGACTATACCCTCCCCTTTTAGCTGgtaaacttttatttttggtCAATGTATTTGAGACAGAAGCAATAACACAAAATAGGGATTTTCCACCGGATGAATT CGAACTTCTGAAAAAATACGTAAGAGAAGTATTCCAAATCAAGACGGACCTTCTATTTTATTTGCCTTCAGATAAAATATCGTACTATGTTACTCTACAGAGCAAG
- the LOC140450468 gene encoding uncharacterized protein encodes MVQGTLNLSTNVMTKVMLPWLNEHPLISDNLVVARRRLDNTLNKLKRSNLFESYNFIFNEWLNEGVIEIVNNPEENNCVHYLPHRPVIKNNSETTKIRPIFDASSHEQGCPLNQCLEVGPNLIELIPSVLLRFRQQKVEVVSDIRKAFPTFYTFKGQRFFEVPMGER; translated from the coding sequence ATGGTGCAAGGTACTTTGAACTTAAGTACAAATGTGATGACAAAAGTTATGTTACCTTGGTTGAATGAGCATCCTTTAATTTCAGATAATTTAGTTGTCGCTAGGAGAAGGTTAGATAATactttaaataagttaaaaagGTCTAATTTGTTTGAATCGTATAACTTTATATTCAATGAGTGGTTGAACGAGGGTGTGATTGAAATAGTGAATAATCCCGAAGAGAATAATTGCGTGCATTATTTACCTCACAGACccgttattaaaaataatagtgaaACCACAAAAATTAGGCCAATCTTTGACGCATCATCTCATGAACAGGGTTGTCCTTTAAATCAGTGTTTGGAGGTAGGGCCTAATCTTATTGAACTTATTCCTTCTGTTCTATTACGATTCAGACAACAAAAGGTAGAAGTTGTGTCGGATATTCGAAAGGCTTTTCCAACTTTCTATACATTCAAAGGACAGAGATTTTTTGAGGTTCCTATGGGTGAACGATGA